One region of Halomonas huangheensis genomic DNA includes:
- a CDS encoding HAD-IIB family hydrolase — MSSLPDVRLRESAGPRLVFTDLDGSLLDHDSYDWSPAQPWLRALKASGALVIPVTSKTRSELMALRQALDLGDSPFIAENGALVALPPAWCHARRDTSPGPDGLVLRNLGIDVGLIRRRVIIWRERLGVRCRTMSEMSLDEVMDITGLGEQEARLARLREGSEPLIWQDTEGCFEAFRAGLAGDGLRMTRGGRFWHVTGDTDKGLAVDWLVRRFRDLRGVVPHTLALGDGPNDVSMLETVDSAVVIRSRHGLVVAPRARQLYRTEANGPHGWAEGIAHFWGVSAHASQTPQPGQERKA; from the coding sequence ATGTCGTCATTACCGGATGTCCGGCTGCGAGAAAGTGCTGGGCCACGGCTGGTGTTTACCGATCTCGATGGATCCCTGTTGGATCATGACAGCTACGACTGGTCGCCGGCTCAACCTTGGCTGCGTGCGCTGAAGGCATCCGGTGCGTTGGTGATTCCCGTTACCAGCAAGACGCGCAGTGAGTTGATGGCCCTGCGTCAGGCGTTGGATCTCGGTGACTCTCCCTTCATTGCCGAGAATGGGGCTCTGGTAGCCTTGCCACCAGCCTGGTGTCACGCAAGGCGCGATACCTCTCCCGGCCCCGATGGCCTGGTATTACGCAACCTGGGCATCGATGTTGGCCTGATACGTCGTCGAGTCATCATCTGGCGCGAACGCCTCGGTGTGCGCTGTCGGACCATGAGTGAGATGTCCTTGGATGAGGTCATGGACATTACCGGTCTCGGCGAACAGGAGGCGCGCCTGGCACGTCTGCGAGAAGGCAGTGAGCCGCTGATATGGCAGGACACAGAGGGTTGCTTCGAAGCGTTCCGCGCGGGGCTTGCCGGAGATGGTTTGCGCATGACCCGTGGCGGTCGGTTCTGGCATGTCACTGGAGATACCGACAAGGGGCTTGCCGTCGACTGGTTGGTTCGGCGCTTCAGAGATCTACGCGGGGTGGTGCCGCATACGCTGGCGCTGGGCGATGGCCCCAATGATGTCAGCATGCTGGAGACTGTTGATTCAGCCGTCGTCATTCGTAGCCGTCATGGACTGGTGGTAGCACCCAGAGCACGCCAACTGTACCGAACCGAAGCTAATGGGCCCCATGGCTGGGCCGAAGGCATTGCCCACTTCTGGGGTGTATCCGCCCATGCGTCGCAGACTCCACAGCCAGGTCAGGAGAGAAAGGCATGA
- the glyA gene encoding serine hydroxymethyltransferase, translating to MFSRDMTIAGFDDALFDAMQKEVGRQEAHIELIASENYASPRVMEAQGSQLTNKYAEGYPGKRYYGGCEYVDVVEQLAIDYAKELFGASYANVQPHSGSQANGAVFQALVKPGDTVLGMSLDAGGHLTHGARPNFSGKHYNAVQYGIDDSGRIDYDEVARLAREHKPKMIIAGFSAYSQIIDWAKFREIADEVGAYLLVDMAHIAGLVAAGLYPTPMPHAHVVTTTTHKTLRGPRGGLILSAENDADIEKKLQSAVFPGIQGGPLEHVIAAKAICFKEAMAPEFKTYQQQVISNAQTMAGVFIERGYDVVSGGTEDHLFLLSLIKQELTGKDADAALGRAHITVNKNAVPGDPQSPFVTSGLRIGTPAVTTRGFGTDECRDLAGWICDILDVMARGEDSSSIESEVKAKVEEVCARLPVYR from the coding sequence ATGTTCAGCCGTGACATGACGATTGCCGGTTTTGATGATGCCCTGTTCGACGCCATGCAGAAGGAAGTGGGTCGTCAGGAAGCCCACATCGAGCTGATCGCTTCCGAGAACTACGCCAGCCCTCGCGTGATGGAAGCCCAGGGTAGCCAGCTGACCAACAAGTATGCAGAGGGTTATCCAGGAAAGCGTTACTACGGCGGCTGTGAATACGTCGACGTGGTCGAGCAGCTGGCGATCGACTATGCGAAGGAGTTGTTTGGCGCCAGCTATGCCAATGTACAGCCGCATTCCGGTTCTCAGGCCAATGGCGCTGTCTTCCAGGCGTTGGTCAAGCCCGGTGATACTGTGCTCGGCATGAGCCTGGACGCGGGGGGTCACCTGACGCACGGTGCGCGCCCCAACTTCTCGGGCAAGCACTACAACGCCGTGCAGTATGGCATCGATGACTCTGGTCGCATTGACTACGATGAAGTCGCGCGCCTGGCGCGTGAGCACAAGCCGAAGATGATCATTGCCGGCTTCTCCGCCTACTCCCAGATCATCGATTGGGCGAAATTCCGTGAGATCGCCGACGAAGTCGGTGCTTACCTGCTGGTCGATATGGCGCATATCGCCGGTCTGGTCGCCGCGGGTCTGTATCCGACGCCGATGCCGCATGCTCATGTGGTGACCACCACTACCCACAAGACCCTGCGTGGTCCGCGTGGCGGCCTGATCCTGTCCGCTGAGAACGATGCCGATATCGAGAAGAAGCTGCAGTCTGCGGTCTTCCCCGGCATCCAGGGCGGCCCGCTCGAGCACGTTATCGCCGCCAAGGCGATCTGCTTCAAGGAAGCCATGGCGCCCGAGTTCAAGACCTATCAGCAGCAGGTGATCAGCAACGCCCAGACCATGGCCGGTGTGTTCATCGAGCGCGGCTATGACGTGGTCTCCGGCGGAACGGAAGACCACCTCTTCCTGCTGTCACTGATCAAGCAGGAGTTGACCGGTAAGGACGCGGATGCGGCCCTCGGACGTGCCCACATTACCGTCAACAAGAACGCGGTGCCGGGCGACCCGCAGAGCCCCTTTGTTACCTCCGGGTTGCGTATCGGTACTCCGGCAGTGACCACTCGTGGCTTCGGTACTGACGAGTGCCGTGATCTGGCTGGCTGGATCTGCGATATCCTCGACGTGATGGCTCGCGGAGAGGATTCGTCCTCCATCGAGTCCGAGGTCAAGGCCAAGGTGGAAGAAGTCTGTGCCCGCCTGCCGGTATATCGCTGA
- a CDS encoding arylesterase, with amino-acid sequence MTNSIPEVVQLHRNPGWRSRWLLAVMTVCLGLWLGIGGAQAQTQAQAQPRPPTILVVGDSLSAAYGIPQQSGWVTLLDQRLDGQARVVNASISGETTSGGASRLPGLLEQHSPDIVILELGGNDGLRGLPLQQMQAHLANMVEQSQASGAEVLLLGIDIPPNYGPAYRDAFTEVFRNLATEHQLPLLPFLLDGVALEPTLMQDDGIHPTAEAQPRILDNVWPELAPLLREEGVQLATDAVQAEASS; translated from the coding sequence ATGACAAACAGTATCCCTGAAGTTGTACAGTTGCACCGCAACCCGGGGTGGCGCAGCCGCTGGCTGCTCGCGGTGATGACAGTGTGTCTGGGCCTGTGGTTGGGAATCGGTGGTGCTCAAGCCCAGACTCAAGCCCAGGCGCAACCGCGGCCACCCACGATACTGGTGGTGGGTGACAGTCTCAGCGCCGCCTACGGCATTCCCCAACAGTCCGGCTGGGTGACACTGCTCGACCAACGCCTCGACGGCCAGGCCCGAGTGGTCAATGCCAGCATCAGTGGCGAAACCACCAGCGGCGGTGCCAGCCGCCTACCCGGACTACTCGAGCAACACAGCCCGGATATCGTGATCCTTGAGCTCGGCGGCAATGATGGCCTACGCGGCCTTCCTCTTCAGCAGATGCAGGCCCACCTGGCGAATATGGTCGAGCAGAGCCAGGCCAGTGGTGCCGAGGTATTACTCCTGGGTATCGACATTCCCCCCAACTATGGTCCCGCTTACCGCGATGCGTTCACCGAAGTGTTCCGCAACCTTGCCACTGAACATCAACTGCCGCTATTACCCTTCCTGCTCGACGGTGTGGCTCTCGAACCGACACTGATGCAGGACGACGGTATCCACCCCACCGCCGAGGCCCAGCCCCGGATTCTCGACAATGTATGGCCTGAGCTCGCCCCACTGTTACGTGAGGAAGGCGTACAGCTGGCCACCGATGCGGTTCAGGCCGAGGCATCCTCCTGA
- a CDS encoding ABC transporter permease: MSGRHSMGAGALCSMAARSLRRDLRAADVRALLIALILAVAASTMMGFFLDRLERGLVRQAGQMMGGDLVLEQSAPFDKALRQQLVDAGLNLSDQVDLVSMASREGAFQPVSIKAVDEVYPHYGSSRIDRGQGVEEVEHGPVHGEVWLSPRLRQLLDIELGDSLQLGQAQLKVSAWLVREADQSTGFGSLNPRVMMHVDDLDATGLIQPGSRLEYEILAAGSAQSVEQLSSLLERLRRDGVEVRDVRSDRPRLGSALERADTYLSLAGLVAVLLAGVAVALATRRYVERHLDSAALMRCFGASQTTLIRLFGLQLLALSLVASMLGAVLGLLGQAVMVALMQSLLPLELPPPGWLPLWLGVLTALAVLGGFAGPTLLRLRRVSALKVLRRELDPLPTSAWLMTAVAAGAFGALMWLYSGSLGLAVGLLLGGLVALVVTWWLGGMVLDALLWLISRLGNGSRQGWRHALRLGAGQLARRRSASLGQLLAFAVTFFAMAMISLVRGDLITSWQAQLPADTPNHFAINIQPGERDAFEKQLLEMTEAHSELYPMVRGRIVAINGQSPREAVPAEAQGENALRRELNLTWSSDLPQGNRLAEGRWFSEGADGGEPGDGNWYAEVDTGQPSEAPISLESGLAERLGLEMGDRLTFSVGADSLDGVVSSIRDLDWDSFQPNFYVIFPPGFLDRFAHSYITAFHLDSTGTAAEQPNALGELVASFPAVTILDVDALLSQVREMLTQVTRAVELVLVFVLLAGISVVYAALIASHPVRAHESGLLRVFGAGSRMMARMQWAEFAVMGLAAGLLAVLLAEIATAALYLAWLDLPLRLHPLLWVTLPPLAALLLGSVGHLLSRNIRRQAPAASLGLLGDT; the protein is encoded by the coding sequence ATGAGTGGCCGTCACTCCATGGGCGCAGGGGCGCTGTGTAGCATGGCGGCTCGCAGCCTCAGGCGAGATCTGCGCGCTGCGGATGTACGTGCATTACTGATCGCGCTGATACTGGCAGTGGCTGCCTCGACCATGATGGGGTTCTTCCTCGATCGCCTGGAGAGGGGGTTGGTACGCCAGGCGGGGCAGATGATGGGCGGGGACCTGGTGCTGGAACAGTCGGCGCCCTTCGACAAGGCGTTGCGTCAACAGCTTGTGGATGCGGGCCTGAATCTCAGTGACCAGGTCGACTTGGTCTCGATGGCCAGTCGCGAAGGAGCTTTCCAGCCAGTCAGTATCAAGGCGGTCGATGAGGTCTATCCCCATTACGGAAGCTCACGCATTGATCGTGGTCAGGGCGTCGAAGAAGTCGAGCATGGTCCGGTGCATGGCGAAGTGTGGCTATCGCCGCGACTAAGGCAGCTACTCGATATCGAGCTGGGCGATTCACTACAACTAGGCCAGGCGCAGCTGAAGGTCAGCGCCTGGCTGGTGCGTGAGGCGGATCAGTCGACCGGCTTCGGTAGCCTCAATCCACGCGTCATGATGCATGTCGACGACCTGGATGCCACTGGGCTCATCCAGCCCGGGTCGCGACTGGAATACGAGATTCTGGCGGCGGGGTCAGCGCAGAGTGTTGAACAGCTCTCGTCACTACTCGAACGCTTGCGCCGCGACGGCGTGGAAGTGCGCGATGTGCGCAGCGACCGGCCACGGCTGGGGTCTGCACTCGAGCGCGCCGATACCTATCTGAGCCTTGCGGGGCTGGTGGCAGTGCTGCTGGCAGGGGTCGCTGTGGCGCTGGCGACACGACGCTATGTCGAGCGGCATCTCGATAGTGCAGCGCTGATGCGTTGCTTTGGCGCCTCTCAGACGACCTTGATCAGACTGTTTGGCCTGCAGTTGTTGGCACTATCTCTGGTCGCTTCGATGCTGGGTGCTGTGCTCGGGTTGCTGGGGCAGGCCGTGATGGTGGCACTAATGCAATCCTTGCTGCCTCTGGAGTTGCCGCCGCCGGGTTGGTTGCCGTTGTGGCTGGGGGTACTGACCGCTCTGGCGGTGTTGGGTGGTTTCGCAGGGCCGACGTTGCTGCGACTTCGTCGCGTCAGTGCACTCAAGGTGTTGCGGCGTGAGTTGGATCCGTTGCCGACCTCTGCATGGCTGATGACGGCAGTCGCTGCAGGGGCCTTTGGCGCCTTGATGTGGCTGTATTCCGGCAGTCTCGGCCTCGCCGTTGGCCTGTTGCTCGGAGGTCTGGTGGCGCTGGTGGTGACGTGGTGGTTGGGGGGAATGGTGCTCGATGCACTGTTGTGGCTGATATCGCGGCTCGGTAATGGCTCCCGCCAGGGGTGGCGGCATGCGCTGCGTCTGGGGGCAGGGCAGTTGGCACGCCGTCGTAGTGCAAGCCTTGGGCAATTATTGGCCTTCGCAGTGACTTTCTTTGCCATGGCCATGATCAGCCTGGTGCGCGGTGATCTGATCACCAGTTGGCAGGCCCAGCTGCCCGCCGATACTCCCAACCACTTCGCGATCAATATCCAGCCGGGGGAGCGTGATGCCTTTGAGAAGCAACTGTTGGAAATGACTGAGGCGCACAGCGAACTGTATCCGATGGTGCGTGGGCGCATTGTTGCCATCAATGGGCAATCACCGCGCGAGGCTGTGCCCGCCGAAGCCCAGGGCGAGAATGCACTGCGCCGCGAGCTGAATCTGACCTGGAGCAGTGACTTGCCGCAAGGCAATCGACTGGCCGAGGGGCGCTGGTTCAGTGAGGGAGCGGATGGAGGTGAGCCAGGCGATGGCAACTGGTACGCAGAGGTCGACACCGGGCAACCGTCGGAGGCTCCTATCTCGCTGGAGAGCGGTCTCGCCGAGCGGCTGGGGTTGGAGATGGGGGACCGCCTGACCTTTTCGGTAGGAGCGGATTCGCTTGATGGTGTCGTGAGTAGCATTCGTGACCTGGACTGGGACAGTTTCCAGCCAAACTTCTATGTCATCTTCCCACCCGGCTTTCTCGACCGCTTTGCGCACAGTTACATCACGGCCTTCCATCTCGACTCAACTGGGACAGCGGCCGAGCAACCGAATGCGCTGGGTGAGCTGGTTGCATCTTTCCCGGCAGTCACGATTCTGGATGTCGACGCCTTGTTGAGCCAGGTCCGCGAGATGCTGACTCAGGTGACCAGAGCGGTGGAGCTGGTGCTGGTCTTCGTGCTGTTGGCGGGAATCAGCGTAGTCTATGCGGCATTGATCGCCAGCCATCCCGTGCGCGCCCATGAGAGCGGACTGCTGCGCGTGTTCGGCGCGGGATCGCGCATGATGGCACGCATGCAGTGGGCGGAGTTTGCGGTAATGGGGTTGGCTGCTGGTTTGCTGGCGGTACTGCTGGCCGAAATCGCCACTGCGGCACTCTATCTGGCCTGGCTGGATCTGCCGCTCAGGCTGCATCCGTTGTTATGGGTGACATTGCCACCACTGGCAGCATTGCTGTTGGGGAGTGTCGGTCACTTGCTGTCACGCAATATCCGCCGTCAAGCACCAGCGGCTAGCCTTGGGCTATTGGGCGATACTTGA
- a CDS encoding glycosyl transferase: MSDFHQNGIITDFHNLTRRSVEDLDRDLCEFSRNRPLGLILPSLYSELEGPALSRIVEELAQVPWLDEVVIGLDRADREQFLHAREFFSRLPQRHRILWNDGPRLKALDEELATKGLSPQQPGKGRNVWFCAGYVQASGRTAAVGLHDCDILTYERGLLARLMYPVAHPRFNYAFCKGYYPRIADGKLNGRVSRLMVTPLLRALKMIHGSRPYLEYLDSFRYPLSGEFSMRTEVLDGIRIPADWGLEIGVLSEVQRDHSTNRLCQVDIADIYDHKHQPVSADDAAAGLNRMSLDIAKALYRKLATQGVEFSAEGFRTLKATYYRLALDLIESYDHDAIMNGLSLDRHAEEQAVELFAGNLIEAGNAFLDNPREKPFIPSWNRVRAALPDLPERLHAAVEADNSERG, encoded by the coding sequence ATGAGTGACTTCCATCAGAACGGCATCATCACCGACTTCCACAATCTGACCCGGCGTAGCGTCGAGGATCTCGATCGAGATCTCTGCGAATTCTCTCGCAACCGACCGTTGGGTCTCATCCTGCCGTCGCTTTACTCCGAACTCGAGGGGCCGGCGCTATCGCGGATCGTCGAGGAGCTGGCGCAGGTTCCATGGTTGGACGAAGTTGTCATTGGTCTCGATCGAGCTGACCGCGAGCAGTTCCTGCATGCGCGCGAGTTCTTCTCTCGCCTGCCACAGCGTCATCGTATCCTGTGGAATGATGGGCCTCGCCTGAAGGCCCTCGATGAGGAACTGGCCACCAAAGGGCTTTCACCACAACAGCCGGGCAAGGGCCGTAACGTCTGGTTCTGCGCGGGTTATGTGCAGGCGTCTGGACGTACCGCCGCAGTGGGCCTGCATGACTGTGACATCCTGACGTACGAGCGTGGCCTGCTGGCGCGATTGATGTACCCGGTGGCGCATCCGCGCTTCAACTACGCATTCTGCAAGGGTTACTACCCGCGGATTGCCGACGGAAAACTCAACGGTCGAGTCTCAAGGTTGATGGTGACTCCGTTGCTGCGGGCATTGAAGATGATTCATGGCTCACGCCCGTATCTGGAATATCTGGATAGCTTTCGTTATCCACTGTCAGGTGAGTTCTCGATGCGCACCGAGGTTCTGGATGGCATCCGGATTCCCGCGGACTGGGGGCTGGAGATCGGCGTGCTCTCGGAAGTTCAACGTGATCACTCCACCAACCGTTTGTGTCAGGTCGATATCGCGGACATCTACGATCACAAGCATCAGCCGGTGTCGGCGGATGATGCCGCCGCTGGACTCAATCGCATGAGCCTGGATATTGCCAAGGCGCTATATCGAAAGCTGGCAACGCAGGGGGTGGAGTTCTCGGCAGAAGGATTCCGAACGCTCAAGGCGACCTACTATCGATTGGCGCTGGACTTGATCGAATCCTATGACCATGACGCGATCATGAATGGATTGAGCCTTGATCGGCACGCCGAGGAGCAGGCCGTAGAACTGTTCGCCGGCAATCTGATCGAAGCCGGCAATGCCTTTCTCGACAACCCTCGCGAGAAGCCCTTCATACCCAGTTGGAATCGGGTCAGGGCGGCATTGCCGGATCTTCCCGAGCGTCTCCACGCCGCGGTGGAAGCCGATAACTCGGAGAGGGGTTAG
- a CDS encoding SelT/SelW/SelH family protein: protein MSRVRIIYCTQCQWLLRSGWYAQELLSTFGESLEEVALQPSHGGRFEVSIDGELVWERKRDGGFPDIKTLKQRVRDVIEPERDLGHIDR from the coding sequence TTGTCACGAGTCCGGATTATCTACTGTACGCAATGTCAGTGGCTGTTGCGCAGTGGCTGGTATGCCCAGGAACTGCTGTCGACCTTTGGTGAAAGTCTCGAGGAGGTGGCATTGCAACCTTCTCATGGGGGCCGCTTCGAAGTCAGTATCGATGGGGAACTGGTGTGGGAGCGCAAGCGTGATGGCGGCTTTCCCGATATCAAGACCCTCAAGCAACGCGTGAGAGATGTGATTGAGCCGGAGCGTGACCTGGGTCATATCGACCGTTGA
- a CDS encoding ABC transporter ATP-binding protein, which produces MSKAPVSSAASTSHPIHQVAVLEARGLAKSVTSGSRELTILRELELAVHAGESVAILGQSGAGKSTLLGLLAGLDDPTGGELMLFGESLTALDEDGRAALRNGRVGFVFQNFQLLPTLTALENVLLPTELSVLNHRERRAREWLARVGLEQRHDHLPRQLSGGEQQRVALARAFVTSPELVFADEPTGNLDPHTGERIIQTLFELNQEQGTTLVLVTHDHALARRCDRCLQLVGGRLEAMDMAEAVS; this is translated from the coding sequence ATGTCCAAGGCTCCTGTTTCATCTGCTGCTTCAACTTCGCACCCCATTCATCAGGTTGCTGTTCTCGAGGCTCGCGGCCTGGCAAAAAGCGTGACCAGTGGTTCTCGTGAACTGACTATTCTGCGTGAGCTTGAGCTCGCCGTACATGCCGGAGAAAGCGTGGCCATTCTCGGTCAGAGTGGTGCCGGCAAGTCGACCCTGTTGGGACTGCTGGCGGGACTCGATGATCCCACCGGCGGCGAACTGATGCTGTTTGGTGAATCCTTGACCGCACTCGACGAAGATGGCCGTGCTGCCCTGCGCAATGGTCGAGTCGGCTTTGTGTTCCAGAACTTTCAGTTGTTGCCGACGCTCACTGCTCTCGAGAATGTGCTGTTGCCCACTGAGCTTTCGGTGCTGAATCATCGTGAGCGGCGTGCTCGCGAGTGGCTGGCAAGGGTTGGCCTGGAACAGCGTCATGATCATCTGCCACGCCAGCTTTCCGGTGGTGAGCAGCAGCGTGTCGCGCTGGCGCGGGCCTTTGTTACCTCTCCAGAGCTGGTGTTTGCCGACGAACCGACCGGCAACCTCGATCCGCATACCGGAGAAAGGATCATTCAGACATTGTTCGAACTCAACCAGGAGCAGGGCACTACGCTGGTGCTGGTGACCCACGATCATGCCCTCGCCAGACGCTGTGACCGCTGTCTGCAACTGGTGGGCGGACGTCTCGAGGCGATGGATATGGCTGAGGCCGTATCATGA
- a CDS encoding DMT family transporter — translation MNSDRRAIGYGLAAVALWSTVATAFKVALGYMSPLELMWIASLVSWALMGALVIQRGQMRRALKQGWSTALWAGLMNPVAYYLVLFAAYDRLPGQEAMALNYTWALAMALLAVPILKQTLTRMDVVAGLVAYSGVWVIATRGKVLDVDFADPLGVALALVSTLIWALYWLLNARDARPALVAQWQNFSVGVPVLSVLLIAGPGLQWHGIKALGAGIYVGLFEMGVAFVLWQMAVQQVSRTAKVSNLIFLSPPVSLLLLYLVIGEPILVSTLAGLVLILGGLGLQQWQRSPSSQEDASA, via the coding sequence ATGAACTCTGACCGGCGTGCGATAGGCTATGGATTGGCGGCAGTAGCGCTCTGGTCGACCGTCGCCACGGCATTCAAGGTGGCGCTCGGTTACATGAGCCCGCTGGAGTTGATGTGGATTGCTTCGCTGGTGTCCTGGGCGCTGATGGGGGCGTTGGTCATTCAGCGTGGTCAGATGCGACGTGCCCTGAAACAGGGGTGGTCAACGGCACTGTGGGCCGGCCTGATGAATCCAGTGGCCTATTATCTGGTGTTGTTCGCTGCCTACGACCGTTTGCCGGGACAGGAGGCCATGGCGCTCAACTACACCTGGGCACTGGCGATGGCGCTGTTGGCTGTACCGATTCTCAAACAGACGCTGACGCGTATGGACGTTGTTGCCGGGCTGGTGGCCTATTCCGGTGTCTGGGTGATTGCCACTCGGGGCAAGGTGCTGGATGTCGACTTCGCTGACCCACTGGGTGTGGCGTTGGCGCTGGTCTCGACCCTGATCTGGGCGCTCTACTGGCTACTCAACGCCCGTGATGCTCGTCCGGCATTGGTCGCCCAGTGGCAGAATTTTTCGGTAGGTGTACCAGTATTGAGCGTACTGCTGATAGCTGGCCCTGGCCTGCAATGGCATGGCATCAAGGCGCTGGGAGCGGGCATCTACGTGGGGCTGTTCGAGATGGGCGTGGCTTTCGTGCTGTGGCAGATGGCAGTGCAGCAAGTCTCGCGGACTGCAAAGGTGTCCAATCTGATCTTTCTGTCACCACCGGTGTCACTGTTGTTGCTGTACCTTGTGATCGGTGAACCGATTCTGGTCTCGACCCTTGCCGGCCTGGTGTTGATCCTCGGTGGACTGGGGCTGCAACAATGGCAACGCAGCCCGTCGTCTCAGGAGGATGCCTCGGCCTGA
- the dsbG gene encoding thiol:disulfide interchange protein DsbG, which yields MSSTTRQQLRCLLPHRSTRLKVAAAAFGLLPFQASFADDYPAPIQALEKEGLEVYGEFDAPEGLTGYAASHQGQPMTIFVTADGEHAIVGNLLDSNATNLSEEPLERLVQVPMDDVAWQNLGNSAWIADGSDDAERIVYVFTDPNCPYCTRFYHDSRPWVESGKVQLRHVMVGILDPAKSPRQAVTMLAADDPSAMLAAHESGDAVEPLKNLPRELEQRLQDNHNLFYGFGMVATPGIVYYNGDKLEMSQGAPTPEQMTTIMGSELN from the coding sequence ATGTCCAGTACCACACGTCAGCAACTGCGTTGTCTGTTGCCTCATCGCTCTACGCGGTTGAAAGTTGCCGCTGCCGCATTCGGGCTACTGCCTTTTCAGGCCAGTTTCGCCGACGATTATCCAGCTCCGATCCAGGCACTCGAGAAGGAAGGGCTTGAAGTCTATGGAGAGTTCGACGCGCCCGAGGGGCTGACGGGGTATGCCGCCAGCCACCAGGGACAGCCGATGACCATCTTCGTGACCGCCGATGGCGAGCATGCCATCGTCGGCAATCTGCTCGACAGCAACGCAACCAACCTCTCCGAAGAGCCATTGGAGCGCCTTGTTCAGGTGCCAATGGATGATGTCGCCTGGCAGAATCTCGGCAACAGCGCCTGGATTGCCGATGGCAGCGACGATGCAGAACGCATTGTCTATGTCTTCACCGATCCCAACTGCCCCTATTGCACCCGCTTCTACCACGACAGTCGCCCCTGGGTGGAAAGCGGTAAAGTGCAGTTGCGTCATGTCATGGTCGGCATTCTTGATCCTGCCAAAAGCCCCCGTCAGGCAGTCACCATGCTTGCTGCTGATGATCCGTCAGCCATGCTGGCAGCCCATGAGAGCGGTGACGCGGTAGAGCCGCTGAAGAACCTTCCGCGCGAACTGGAACAGCGCCTGCAGGACAACCACAACCTGTTCTATGGCTTTGGCATGGTCGCCACGCCGGGCATCGTCTATTACAACGGCGATAAGCTGGAAATGAGTCAGGGCGCGCCAACACCGGAGCAGATGACCACCATCATGGGTTCCGAGCTCAACTAA
- a CDS encoding MFS transporter, whose protein sequence is MATSDISLTKFHEWLNGDDDSRMCLDIPDNACRHQPRNFMLHLLAALGNKLADEMSSARLVLPWLLGTMGAPTWMVGLLVPIREAGALLPQVLVAGFIRLKPERKWWWVIGSLAQSAAACCLSLLALFSSGALGGSLVLLVLVALSLARGLQSIATKDVLGKTIAKRRRGTLMGWSSSIAGAATLCAGAVLLWFDDRPGEIALAVLLAVAALGWISNALCAAAIAEEPGETSGGHSAWQSIRDNWTVLREDATFRNFNLTRALLLSSALALPYLALLGQRQSGSELGGLGVLILVSGVASMIASPIWGKRSDTSSRKVMRDAAIGTLLCCCLGASIPLLPEAISTSVWPYALVYALLVVVHSGVRLGRKTYIVDMSNVDNRALYVALSNTLTGILMLIVGGLAGAAAYVFGTLVLLLILAATALLAAWFAQRLPEVE, encoded by the coding sequence ATGGCCACCTCGGATATCTCACTGACCAAATTTCATGAATGGCTCAACGGCGATGATGACAGTCGCATGTGTCTCGATATCCCCGACAACGCCTGCCGCCATCAGCCACGCAACTTCATGCTTCACCTGCTGGCAGCGCTCGGCAACAAGCTCGCCGACGAGATGTCGAGCGCACGTCTGGTACTCCCCTGGCTGCTGGGTACCATGGGTGCTCCGACCTGGATGGTTGGTCTGCTGGTGCCGATCCGGGAAGCCGGCGCCCTGCTACCACAGGTGCTGGTGGCAGGTTTCATTCGCCTCAAACCCGAACGCAAGTGGTGGTGGGTAATCGGCAGTCTGGCGCAATCGGCCGCCGCCTGCTGCCTGTCATTATTGGCGCTATTCTCAAGCGGGGCACTGGGCGGTAGCCTGGTATTGCTGGTGCTGGTAGCGCTGTCGCTGGCACGCGGCCTGCAATCGATTGCCACCAAGGATGTACTCGGCAAGACCATTGCCAAACGCCGCCGTGGCACGCTGATGGGGTGGAGCAGCAGTATCGCCGGTGCCGCGACGCTCTGTGCCGGTGCGGTGTTGCTGTGGTTCGATGACCGACCCGGAGAGATCGCTCTGGCAGTGCTGCTGGCGGTGGCAGCGTTGGGGTGGATAAGCAATGCGCTGTGCGCCGCGGCCATTGCCGAGGAACCCGGTGAAACCTCCGGGGGCCACAGTGCATGGCAGAGCATTCGCGACAACTGGACGGTACTGCGGGAAGACGCGACCTTTCGCAACTTCAATCTCACTCGTGCCCTACTGCTTTCCAGTGCCCTTGCACTGCCTTATCTGGCGCTGCTTGGACAGCGTCAGAGCGGCTCCGAACTGGGCGGGCTTGGCGTACTGATTCTGGTGTCCGGCGTGGCCTCGATGATTGCCAGTCCAATCTGGGGCAAGCGCTCAGACACCTCCAGCCGCAAGGTGATGCGCGACGCGGCCATAGGCACTCTGCTGTGCTGCTGTCTGGGCGCGTCCATTCCGCTGTTGCCTGAGGCCATCTCGACCAGTGTCTGGCCCTATGCGCTGGTCTATGCGCTGCTGGTGGTTGTGCATTCCGGGGTACGCCTCGGTCGCAAGACCTATATCGTCGATATGTCCAACGTCGATAACCGCGCCTTGTACGTCGCCCTGTCCAATACTCTGACCGGAATACTGATGCTGATTGTCGGCGGCCTTGCCGGTGCCGCTGCCTACGTCTTCGGCACGCTGGTACTGTTGCTGATACTGGCGGCAACCGCTCTGC